In a genomic window of Quercus lobata isolate SW786 chromosome 4, ValleyOak3.0 Primary Assembly, whole genome shotgun sequence:
- the LOC115984806 gene encoding probable LRR receptor-like serine/threonine-protein kinase At3g47570, producing MGLCLHLSFAPPSSSFSMHTFILLWCFGLFLTSVVGGNNETDRLALLDFKAKISKDPLGVMSSWNDSIHFCQWKGVSCGHRHQRVIVLDLDSQKLVGSISPNVGNLSFLLKLNLLNNSFYNEIPPEIGQLHRLEVLLLSNNTISGTIPSNLSSCANLTLFHAAVNNLVGEIPSKLGTLSKLRIFAIHKNSLTGIIPPSFGNLSSLEGLSVVYNNLGGSIPDSFGQLTKLKIFSLGSNRLSGTIPPLFFNISSITKIDVGVIQIQGYLPSDIGITLPNLETFFISRNRFTGSIPMSISNASNLHMLNLASNKFTGKVPSLEKLNRMRLFSISENQLGNGGGNDLSFLCSLSNATNLRDLEINTNNFGGKLPKCIGNISSTLTFLYLNNNKISGNIPNVIGNLINLEDIEMWNNAFSGNIPSILGNLQKLQYLDLSQNNFIGNIPSSLGNLTNLLELYLGDNNLQGSIPSSLSQCQKLTTFHLPRNNLSDIISSQVIGLSFSPNNLDLSGNQFTGVLPMEIGNLKNIEHLDISENMLFGEIPASLASCVELEFLAMRRNFFQGVVPSTFESLRGLEHLDLSNNNFSGKIPKYLESFDFLQLLNLSYNHFEGDVPTNGVFKNASATSFKGNDELCGGIPNFQLPKCKYKISKKRMLTLRLKLIVSILFGLVGLTLVLSFLFIFSLRKRRKVNTSSDSVNFILNVSYQSLLHATNRFSSTNLIGVGCFGSVYKGILDQYEHTVAIKVLNLGCCGAFKSFKAECEALRNIKHRNLVKVITACSSIDNQGHDFRALVYEFLENGNLDEWLHPTPRTYKALEIPRKLSFLERLNIAIDVASALDYLHHHCQTPIVHCDIKPSNVLLDNEMVGHVSDFGLARFLHDIIQDSSTNQSSSIGVRGTIGYTPPEYGMGNELSIYGDIYSYGILLLEMFTGKRPTDNIFQDNLNLHDLVKATLPERIIDIVDPTLLRERHERGISINDNCNEDLNGSLKIQECLILILGIGVACSTEIPRERTNISSVVVELHSIRQNLLRTYIHI from the exons ATGGGGCTTTGTTTACACCTGAGTTTCGCTCCAccatcttcatctttttccatgCACACATTTATTCTTCTCTGGTGCTTTGGCCTGTTTCTCACCTCTGTGGTTGGCGGGAATAATGAGACAGACCGGTTGGCACTGCTCGACTTCAAAGCCAAGATTAGTAAAGATCCTCTCGGGGTCATGAGCTCTTGGAATGATAGCATCCATTTTTGCCAATGGAAAGGTGTTTCCTGTGGTCATCGACATCAAAGGGTCATTGTGTTGGACCTGGACTCTCAAAAATTGGTAGGCTCTATATCCCCAAATGTtggaaatttaagttttttgttgAAGCTAAACCTTTTAAACAATAGCTTTTATAATGAAATCCCTCCAGAAATTGGCCAATTGCATAGACTTGAAGTCTTGCTATTGAGCAATAACACAATAAGTGGAACAATTCCAAGCAATTTATCCAGTTGTGCCAACCTCACATTGTTTCATGCAGCTGTTAATAATCTGGTTGGAGAAATCCCCTCAAAGCTTGGCACCTTGTCAAAGCTCCGAATCTTTGCTATTCATAAAAATAGTTTGACAGGAATTATCCCACcttcttttggaaacttatCATCTCTCGAAGGCCTTTCTGTAGTTTATAATAACCTGGGTGGGAGTATCCCTGATTCTTTTGGCCAATTGACCAAACTTAAAATCTTTTCTCTGGGTTCAAATAGGTTGTCTGGTACAATTCCTCCCTTATTCTTCAATATCTCTTCAATAACAAAGATTGATGTAGGAGTTATCCAAATCCAAGGGTATCTTCCGTCAGACATTGGCATTACTCTACcaaatttagaaacatttttcattTCTAGAAACCGATTTACTGGATCTATCCCTATGTCAATATCTAATGCCTCAAATTTACATATGCTAAATTTGGCCAGTAATAAATTTACTGGAAAAGTTCCTTCTTTAGAGAAGTTAAATAGAATGAGGTTGTTTTCCATTAGCGAAAACCAGCTTGGAAATGGAGGAGGAAATGACTTAAGTTTTCTCTGTTCTTTGTCAAATGCCACCAATTTGAGAGATTTGGAGATAAATACCAACAACTTCGGGGGGAAGTTGCCTAAATGCATTGGCAACATCTCTTCTACTCTTACCTTTTTgtatttgaataataataaaatatctggAAATATTCCTAATGTGATAGGGAATCTAATCAACCTGGAGGATATAGAAATGTGGAATAATGCATTTTCAGGCAACATCCCCTCTATACTTGGAAACCTTCAGAAATTACAATATTTGGATTTATCTCAAAACAATTTCATCGGGAACATTCCATCCTCTCTTGGAAATTTAACAAATTTGCTAGAGTTGTATTTAGGAGACAATAATCTTCAGGGAAGCATTCCTTCAAGTCTAAGTCAATGTCAAAAGTTGACAACTTTTCATCTTCCCCGTAACAATCTTAGCGATATCATATCCTCTCAAGTTATTGGTCTCTCATTCTCACCAAATAACCTTGATTTGTCAGGAAACCAATTCACTGGTGTCCTTCCCATGGAAAtaggaaatttgaaaaatatagaacattTGGATATTTCTGAAAACATGTTATTTGGTGAAATTCCTGCAAGTCTTGCAAGTTGTGTTGAGCTAGAATTTTTGGCCATGAGAAGAAACTTCTTTCAAGGGGTTGTTCCTTCAACTTTTGAATCATTAAGAGgtcttgaacatttagacctttctaacaataatttttcaggcAAGATTCCAAAATATTTGGAGAGTTTTGATTTCTTGCAATTATTGAATCTATCATACAACCATTTTGAGGGTGATGTACCAACAAATGGAGTTTTCAAGAATGCAAGCGCAACTTCATTTAAGGGAAATGATGAGCTTTGTGGGGGCATACCAAATTTTCAGCTTCCTAAATGCAAGTACAAAATTTCCAAGAAGAGAATGTTGACTTTAAGGTTGAAGTTAATAGTCTCTATACTCTTCGGGCTTGTTGGACTAACTTTGGTTCTATcgtttctatttattttttctttaagaaaaagaaggaaagtaAACACCTCAAGTGATtcagtaaattttattttgaatgtatCTTACCAAAGTCTCCTACATGCTACTAACAGATTCTCTTCTACTAATTTAATTGGGGTGGGTTGTTTTGGGTCAGTGTATAAAGGAATTCTTGATCAATATGAACATACAGTTGCTATCAAGGTGCTAAACCTTGGGTGTTGTGGagctttcaaaagttttaaagCTGAATGTGAGGCTCTAAGAAACATCAAACACCGAAATCTTGTAAAGGTGATCACAGCATGTTCAAGTATTGACAATCAAGGCCATGATTTTAGGGCATTGGTATACGAGTTCTTGGAAAATGGCAACCTAGATGAGTGGTTACATCCAACTCCAAGAACATATAAGGCTCTTGAGATTCCAAGGAAGTTGAGCTTTCTTGAAAGATTGAATATTGCCATTGATGTTGCTAGTGCATTGGATTACCTTCATCATCATTGCCAAACACCAATTGTTCACTGTGACATCAAGCCCAGCAATGTTCTTCTTGATAATGAAATGGTTGGACATGTAAGTGATTTTGGGTTGGCAAGATTTCTTCATGATATCATCCAAGATTCTTCTACAAATCAATCAAGCTCAATTGGGGTTAGAGGAACGATTGGTTATACTCCTCCTG AGTACGGTATGGGAAACGAGTTATCAATATATGGTGATATTTATAGTTATGGGATATTGTTGCTAGAGATGTTCACAGGAAAAAGGCCTACTGATAACATTTTCCAAGATAACTTAAATCTTCATGATTTGGTGAAAGCAACTTTGCCAGAACGAATAATTGACATTGTAGATCCTACTCTTCTCAGGGAAAGACATGAGAGAGGAATAAGTATAAATGACAATTGCAATGAGGATCTGAATGGAAGCCTCAAAATTCAAGAATGCTTGATTTTGATACTTGGTATCGGAGTTGCTTGTTCCACAGAAATTCCAAGAGAAAGGACGAACATCAGTTCTGTTGTGGTTGAGCTGCATTCAATTCGACAAAACCTTCTTAGAACCTATATACACATATAA